The Mesotoga sp. BH458_6_3_2_1 genome has a window encoding:
- a CDS encoding metallopeptidase TldD-related protein, which produces MTEEKLVVHYIENAVKIVQTRVSSLRKKDVLRTSVRLYDGKTMGVAGSLGECDEKELNTRAKRSLELGIPYPSEASKDLEREEYVQSDLQNSAELLEATEEILERLRIDQPEFSFSHIFRSSKIESQLRNNLGLNLKSSRESVSLSLVIKDKKSSNIIDAMTGYEGRKFQKKRFIELTNMICDAYKNQLEGIEAGEYPVVFMSDDITYYKKLYESLNGMLFATGGSLLSGKTDMKVFSEKVTLLQTRNIMDGFNEPFFDSEGTVNDADRFALIENGVVRSPYTDKKTASTYSLPLTGSAGGEFDGLPELGTPMLKFSESEETIKQLLGGQKGIFVLIASGGDFTQDGHFATPAQLAFLFDGERFIGRLPEISISSHLYDMFGKDFRGVSSNDFLGLENAKLTVMNMKVEKL; this is translated from the coding sequence ATGACAGAAGAGAAGTTGGTAGTCCATTATATAGAGAATGCAGTGAAGATTGTTCAGACTCGTGTTAGCTCACTGAGAAAAAAGGATGTTCTGCGTACTTCTGTTCGGCTTTACGACGGTAAAACGATGGGAGTTGCAGGTTCGCTTGGCGAATGCGATGAAAAAGAGCTCAACACCAGAGCTAAACGATCTCTGGAGCTGGGAATACCTTATCCTTCCGAGGCATCGAAAGATCTCGAACGAGAAGAATACGTCCAGTCCGATCTCCAAAACAGTGCGGAGCTGCTTGAAGCAACCGAAGAGATCCTCGAAAGGCTTAGGATCGACCAACCCGAGTTTAGCTTCAGTCACATCTTTAGGAGTAGTAAGATTGAATCTCAACTGAGAAACAATCTGGGCCTTAATCTCAAGTCTTCGCGAGAATCGGTAAGTCTCTCACTCGTGATAAAAGACAAGAAATCGTCGAATATCATCGATGCCATGACAGGTTACGAGGGCAGGAAATTCCAGAAGAAAAGATTTATCGAACTCACTAACATGATTTGCGATGCTTACAAGAATCAGCTAGAGGGAATCGAAGCGGGAGAATATCCGGTGGTCTTCATGTCAGACGATATAACCTACTACAAGAAACTGTATGAGTCCCTTAACGGGATGCTCTTTGCGACAGGTGGATCTCTGCTTTCCGGGAAGACTGATATGAAAGTCTTTTCTGAGAAGGTCACCCTTTTGCAGACCAGAAATATCATGGACGGTTTCAACGAACCATTCTTCGATTCGGAAGGGACGGTCAATGATGCCGATCGATTCGCTTTGATCGAAAACGGTGTAGTAAGGTCCCCATACACAGATAAGAAGACGGCGTCCACTTATAGTCTGCCGCTCACTGGCTCTGCCGGCGGGGAATTCGATGGGCTACCTGAACTTGGCACACCGATGCTCAAGTTTTCTGAATCGGAAGAGACTATTAAGCAACTCCTGGGAGGTCAGAAGGGAATCTTTGTTCTTATCGCCAGCGGAGGAGACTTCACTCAAGATGGCCATTTTGCGACGCCTGCCCAGCTAGCGTTTTTGTTTGATGGCGAAAGGTTCATTGGAAGACTACCCGAGATCAGTATTTCTTCTCATCTATATGATATGTTCGGAAAAGACTTCCGCGGAGTTTCAAGTAATGACTTCCTTGGGCTCGAAAACGCAAAATTGACCGTAATGAATATGAAAGTTGAGAAACTGTAG
- a CDS encoding Gfo/Idh/MocA family protein, which yields MHSIAILGAGMMGNVHARACRAMNQMSSLWIVDPVVSRARVLAERYGAVVASFEEVLENDGIDIVDICTPTFTHRNLAIRALEVGKHVFCEKPIALNLEDAIAMDEAAGKSGNKFMVGHVVRFFPQYSVVKELSVAKDIGEIVMARLYRGGSFPSHGIDNWFADPEKSGGVFVDLSIHDFDFLRKLLGPVATVEARSSILSSDGKKSSFDHGMAILKFESGALVHVEGSWAEPPGMPVNFGTFYEFIGTRGMITNSYERETTLKLQTSIDGKPKYVQENPAYFDPYAAELKSFILSVDEEKEVPVNGKEAIESLRIALAANLSARLLRPVELSEVH from the coding sequence ATGCACTCGATAGCTATACTTGGAGCGGGGATGATGGGCAACGTCCATGCGAGGGCCTGCAGGGCCATGAACCAAATGAGCTCGCTCTGGATAGTCGATCCAGTAGTGAGCAGGGCTAGAGTGCTCGCGGAGCGTTATGGAGCGGTTGTTGCTAGCTTTGAGGAAGTCCTTGAAAACGATGGTATAGATATTGTAGATATCTGCACGCCCACATTTACTCACAGGAACCTTGCCATCAGGGCGCTGGAGGTTGGGAAGCACGTTTTCTGTGAAAAACCTATCGCTCTCAATTTGGAAGACGCCATTGCTATGGACGAAGCGGCCGGAAAGAGCGGCAATAAGTTCATGGTAGGTCACGTTGTACGATTCTTTCCGCAATATAGTGTGGTAAAGGAACTCTCTGTGGCAAAGGACATCGGTGAGATTGTGATGGCACGACTCTACAGAGGTGGCTCTTTCCCGTCTCATGGGATTGACAATTGGTTTGCAGATCCAGAAAAGAGCGGAGGCGTCTTTGTTGATCTATCCATACACGATTTTGATTTTCTCAGAAAACTACTCGGCCCAGTGGCCACGGTGGAAGCCAGGTCCTCCATTCTGAGTTCCGATGGGAAAAAGAGCTCTTTCGATCATGGAATGGCAATTCTGAAGTTCGAATCCGGCGCCCTGGTGCACGTTGAAGGTAGTTGGGCCGAACCGCCCGGGATGCCTGTAAATTTTGGGACGTTCTACGAATTCATCGGTACTAGGGGAATGATCACCAACAGTTACGAGAGAGAAACGACACTTAAGCTGCAAACCTCGATCGACGGAAAACCAAAATACGTACAGGAGAATCCCGCTTATTTCGATCCTTATGCTGCTGAGCTGAAATCGTTTATACTCTCGGTAGATGAAGAAAAGGAAGTACCTGTGAACGGAAAAGAGGCCATCGAATCATTGAGAATCGCGCTGGCGGCCAACCTTTCGGCAAGACTGCTCAGACCGGTCGAACTTTCGGAGGTGCACTGA
- a CDS encoding TldD/PmbA family protein, with translation MYSFPDNLYSDVRVEDVSKSDIVVSLGRTDNMKEQKYVAAFVRVFDGERWYYSSTTNLDSIQEELDRLASLAKENSNIEENSIVRKFEVNKGSYLSYKEGEDFSLVSLREKFDLLSSYFPLIGKSELVKFWRGQYIDQRVVKSFFSSKGADLTFDYQRVGFRLLYQMVCGEDQFMDRFDLAGNKLDEIRGLHEEVRRTIKTSEDFIRHAKPITPGKYPVVLSPEAAGVFAHESFGHKSEADFMLGDRTMMEEWKIGRKVGSEILSIIDDGNKPGVGHVVFDDEGTKAVETHLIKDGYLSGRLHSAETAAALEEELTGNARAVNFEYEPVVRMTTTFISPGELSFEELLSGIKDGVFVDSLNHGSGMSTFTLAPNRAYLIREGKITEPVKISVVTGSVFQTLNEIEGLTEDFKLLSFSLGGCGKMEQFPLPVGFGGPFVRVRSLNIH, from the coding sequence ATGTATAGTTTTCCGGATAATCTTTACTCCGATGTGAGAGTCGAGGATGTTTCAAAGAGCGACATTGTTGTTTCTCTCGGGCGGACTGATAACATGAAAGAGCAGAAGTATGTAGCGGCTTTCGTAAGGGTCTTTGATGGAGAAAGGTGGTACTATAGCTCGACTACGAATCTAGATTCCATTCAAGAGGAACTAGATAGACTTGCCAGTCTAGCAAAAGAAAACTCCAATATCGAAGAAAACAGTATCGTTCGAAAATTCGAAGTCAACAAGGGATCCTATTTGAGCTACAAAGAAGGTGAAGATTTCTCTCTTGTCTCTCTCAGAGAGAAATTTGATTTACTCTCAAGCTATTTTCCTCTCATTGGGAAGAGCGAGCTTGTGAAATTCTGGAGAGGTCAATATATTGATCAGAGAGTCGTCAAGAGCTTCTTTTCAAGCAAAGGTGCAGATCTCACATTTGATTATCAACGGGTCGGTTTTAGACTGCTCTATCAAATGGTTTGCGGTGAGGATCAGTTCATGGATAGATTTGATTTGGCGGGAAACAAACTGGATGAGATTAGGGGTCTCCACGAAGAAGTTAGACGGACAATCAAGACCTCTGAAGACTTCATAAGACATGCCAAACCCATTACCCCAGGAAAATACCCGGTAGTTCTTTCTCCTGAAGCCGCAGGAGTCTTTGCCCACGAAAGTTTTGGACATAAGAGCGAAGCAGACTTCATGCTTGGAGACAGGACCATGATGGAAGAGTGGAAAATTGGACGAAAAGTCGGAAGCGAAATACTTTCAATCATCGATGACGGAAACAAACCTGGCGTTGGCCATGTCGTGTTCGATGACGAAGGAACGAAGGCGGTAGAAACTCACCTGATAAAAGACGGTTACCTGTCGGGAAGATTGCACAGTGCAGAGACTGCAGCTGCACTGGAAGAAGAACTGACGGGAAATGCCAGAGCCGTCAACTTCGAGTATGAACCAGTAGTGAGGATGACAACAACTTTCATATCCCCTGGAGAATTGTCTTTCGAAGAACTTCTTTCCGGGATCAAAGACGGAGTATTTGTCGATTCTCTCAATCACGGGTCTGGGATGTCGACCTTCACTCTTGCACCAAACAGGGCTTATTTGATAAGAGAAGGAAAGATCACGGAGCCGGTGAAAATTTCCGTTGTAACTGGGAGCGTTTTCCAGACGTTGAACGAGATAGAAGGGCTTACTGAGGACTTCAAACTTCTCTCATTCTCTCTTGGAGGGTGTGGAAAGATGGAGCAGTTTCCTCTTCCAGTTGGATTTGGCGGACCCTTTGTTCGAGTCCGTTCGCTGAACATTCATTAA